Genomic segment of Candidatus Binatia bacterium:
CGCTACGACCTGATCGTCGTCGACACGCCGCCGACGCAGCACGCGCTCGACTTCCTGGAAGCGCCCGAGCGCCTGCTCGCGTTCCTCGACCGCAAGATCGTCAAGTGGTTCGTCAAGCCGTCGTTCTCCGCCGGCTGGTCGACGCTGCGCACGATGAATCGCACGGTCGGCTTCCTGCTGCACAAGATCGAGGACGCGACCGGCGTGTCGGCGCTCGCCGACGTGACCGACTTCTTCGGCGCGATGGGCGGGCTGTTCGAGGACTTCGAGCCGCGCGTGCAGCGCGTGACGCAGCTGCTGCGCCAGCCGGAGACGGCGTTCCTTCTCGTCGCCGGGCCGGACGAGCAGGTGCTCGACCAGGCGGAGTACCTCGCGGGGCAGATGGCGGCGCGCGGCATGCCGCTCAAGGGCGTGGTGATGAACCGCGTGCACCCGCTGGTCGTGCACGACGGCATCGCGGACTCGGTCGAGGCGGTGACCGCGCTGCTCGAGGAGGTGCTGAGCGGCGAGCCGCAGAAGAGCCCCGCTCCGCCGCTCGAGAGCACGCGGCGCTCGGGCAAGGCGCCCGCGCCGGCCGCGCGCCGCGCGTCGCTCGCCGAGCGTCTGGCGCGCAACTTCGTCGCCTACCAGACGCGCGCGCGCGGCGACGCGGTGCGGATGGAGATCTTCCGCCAGGCCCTGCCGCGCGGCGTGCCGCTGGTCCAGGTGCCGAACCTGACCGGCGACGTGCACGACCTCTCGGGTCTGCTGCTCCTGCACCCGCACCTGTTCGGCGCGCGCGCTTGACGCGCATGCGTATGTGCTTGACGGGCGCGCGCACGACCCCCGACGGGTGTGTCCGCGTGCTCGACGCACGCGACGCGCTCGGCTCTCAGCTCGCGATCGCCGTCGAATCGGACGCCGAGCCCGCGCCGCGCTCGGTCACCGGCTGCGCGACGATCCACTCGAACGTCCCGTACGCGCCGCACGCGCAGCGGTCGCGCCACTCGGCGCTCTCCCGTCCGCAGCGCCGGCAGGAGTAGGCGAACGGCCGATGGCTGCCGGTCGCGGCGCGCGCGAGCAGCGTCGCGGCCTCGCGGTCGTGACCGCGCGCCAGCGCCAGCTCGCCCGCGACGAGGTCGCGCTCGGGCGTGACGTCGATGCCCTCGGCGCGATAGGTCGGCGTGTCCTTGACGATCTCCGCGAGCTCGGCCTCCGCCGCCGAATGTCGCCCGGTCGCGACCAGGGTGCGGGCCAGCATGAGCCGGGGCGCGGCGAGACGGTTGCCCGCGCAGGCGTCGCGCAGGATCGGCAGCGAGCGCTCCGCCTGTCCGGTGCTCGCGTGCAGCGCGGTCAGGCGCTCGAGCAGGACGCCGCTCGGGTTGCGCCGGATGGCGTCGCGGTAGAGGCGCTCCGCGGCGCGCACGTCGCCCGCGGCGCGCGCGCGCTGGGCGAGGGCGACCACCGCCGGCAGGAAGTCGGGCGCTTCGCCGAGGATCCGGCGTAGCGCGTGTCCGCCGCCGGCGGCGTCGGCGTCGGCCGCGCGGTAGCGCATCGCGAGCAGCATCTCCTGCGCCTCGGCGCGCCGCAGCGGCTCGCGCTCGACGCTGACGAGGCGCTGCGCGCTCGCCGCCGCGTCGGCGAAGCGGCCTTCCGCGGCGAGCGCCGCGGTGAGATCGGCGAGCAGGCGAGGGCTGTCCGGCTCGAGGCGGACCGCCTCCTGCAGCCAGTCGATCGCCGCGCCCGCGTTGCCGCGGCGCATGGCGAGCAGCCCGAGCTGGTGCAGCAGCCGCGGCTCGCTGCCGAGCTGGCTGCGCGCCGATTCGAGCAGCCGACGCGCGGTCTCGAGCTCGCCGCGCGCCTCGTACGTCCGCGCGAGCGCCATCACGGCCTCGAGGTCGCGCGGGTGCCGCTCGACGTAGCGCTCGAGCCTGCGCGTCGCGGTGTCGAAGTCACCGGACCAGAGCCGCCGGTGTCCTTCGTCGCGCACCCGCAGCATGGATTGACGCTTGCGCTCGCGACGCTGCTCGCGCCAGCTCGACACGCTGCTCACGCTCGAGCGCAGCATGCCGCCGAGCAGCACCAGCGCCGCGCCGAGCGCCAGCGCGCCGAGCACCAAAGCCGCCATCGGCAGCTCGAGCGACGACTGCGGGCCCAGCAACAACGAGACGGTGTGCCCGTTGTGGTAGAACAGGTACCCGACACCCCCGCC
This window contains:
- a CDS encoding ArsA-related P-loop ATPase is translated as MVAARSTAELSQLVERHRIIVCAGSGGVGKTTTAAALALWGALCGRRAIVLTIDPARRLADSLGVGPIGNTPVEVPREVLANLGREVRGSLSAMMLDQKGSWDELVERHAPSPEVRERILENRFYRQLSQSFAGSQEYMAVEQLGELEASGRYDLIVVDTPPTQHALDFLEAPERLLAFLDRKIVKWFVKPSFSAGWSTLRTMNRTVGFLLHKIEDATGVSALADVTDFFGAMGGLFEDFEPRVQRVTQLLRQPETAFLLVAGPDEQVLDQAEYLAGQMAARGMPLKGVVMNRVHPLVVHDGIADSVEAVTALLEEVLSGEPQKSPAPPLESTRRSGKAPAPAARRASLAERLARNFVAYQTRARGDAVRMEIFRQALPRGVPLVQVPNLTGDVHDLSGLLLLHPHLFGARA
- a CDS encoding tetratricopeptide repeat protein; its protein translation is MIGGGVGYLFYHNGHTVSLLLGPQSSLELPMAALVLGALALGAALVLLGGMLRSSVSSVSSWREQRRERKRQSMLRVRDEGHRRLWSGDFDTATRRLERYVERHPRDLEAVMALARTYEARGELETARRLLESARSQLGSEPRLLHQLGLLAMRRGNAGAAIDWLQEAVRLEPDSPRLLADLTAALAAEGRFADAAASAQRLVSVEREPLRRAEAQEMLLAMRYRAADADAAGGGHALRRILGEAPDFLPAVVALAQRARAAGDVRAAERLYRDAIRRNPSGVLLERLTALHASTGQAERSLPILRDACAGNRLAAPRLMLARTLVATGRHSAAEAELAEIVKDTPTYRAEGIDVTPERDLVAGELALARGHDREAATLLARAATGSHRPFAYSCRRCGRESAEWRDRCACGAYGTFEWIVAQPVTERGAGSASDSTAIAS